A window from Aquamicrobium lusatiense encodes these proteins:
- a CDS encoding chlorocatechol 1,2-dioxygenase: MSNRTKDITLDIVEAVRDVLRRHEVTFDEYRAGFQHLAKTQGAGEIPLLIDVFFNSTIVEIENEKRRGSHACIQGPYFVQNAPNVAETLAIRDQDAGHPKMVMRGKVTGLNGQPVAGAVIDVWHATPDGKYSGIHDNIPPQYYRGKITTAADGSYECRSILPVPYQIPNAGPTGELLETYMQWHSWRPAHIHYWIHADGMRDLISQAYFEGDQYIDDDCCNGGGSEFMVPEVYEGDVRVMEVNFTLDPRAEAGSEKAA, encoded by the coding sequence ATGTCAAACCGGACCAAAGACATCACCCTGGACATCGTCGAAGCCGTTCGCGACGTCCTTCGCAGGCACGAAGTCACCTTCGATGAATACCGTGCCGGGTTCCAGCACCTCGCGAAGACCCAAGGTGCGGGTGAGATCCCGCTGCTGATCGACGTGTTTTTCAACTCGACCATTGTCGAGATCGAGAACGAGAAGCGCCGCGGCTCGCACGCCTGCATCCAGGGTCCCTACTTCGTCCAGAATGCACCGAACGTGGCCGAGACACTGGCGATCCGCGACCAGGACGCCGGCCATCCCAAGATGGTGATGCGTGGCAAGGTGACCGGTCTCAATGGTCAGCCCGTCGCCGGCGCTGTGATCGACGTCTGGCATGCGACCCCGGACGGCAAGTACTCGGGCATCCACGACAATATCCCGCCGCAGTACTACCGCGGAAAAATCACGACCGCGGCCGACGGTAGCTACGAATGCCGCTCGATCCTGCCGGTTCCCTACCAGATCCCGAACGCCGGTCCTACCGGCGAGCTGCTCGAGACATACATGCAGTGGCACTCGTGGCGCCCGGCGCATATCCACTACTGGATCCACGCCGACGGTATGCGCGATCTGATCAGCCAGGCCTATTTTGAAGGCGACCAGTATATCGACGACGACTGCTGCAACGGCGGCGGCTCCGAGTTCATGGTGCCGGAGGTCTATGAAGGCGACGTCCGCGTGATGGAGGTGAACTTCACCCTCGATCCGCGCGCGGAAGCCGGAAGCGAAAAAGCTGCCTGA
- a CDS encoding LysR substrate-binding domain-containing protein has product MEFRQLRYFVAVAEEGNIGRAAEKLHISQPPISRQIQALEYELGAPLFNRTPKGVTLTEAGRTFLQDAQRVLAHASLAVDRTRAAHAGEIGQLDVAFFGSPVYLAVPVALRAFQRALPETEISLTRMGKQEQINALRDGRIHIGFARFYPVEPDITVEKVADERLFAAIPQDLALASGSEVTMADVATLPLVLFPSGDRPSFADAVLAAFAEMAITPPVHSTAVDTTAGLALTASGKRCSIVPESVAALRFPTLRFLPIADCPIRAQIACAYSSERKAPILEHFLNCLHSISLDPGKFATQRDTDSVFEIEKKGI; this is encoded by the coding sequence ATGGAGTTTCGTCAGCTCAGGTACTTCGTTGCCGTGGCCGAAGAGGGCAACATTGGCCGGGCAGCTGAGAAGCTGCACATCTCGCAACCGCCGATCAGCCGGCAGATCCAGGCGCTGGAGTACGAACTTGGCGCGCCGTTGTTCAATCGCACGCCGAAGGGGGTGACGCTGACGGAAGCCGGGCGGACGTTCCTGCAGGATGCGCAGCGGGTTCTTGCCCATGCGTCCCTGGCTGTCGATCGCACGCGGGCGGCGCATGCCGGCGAGATCGGGCAACTCGATGTCGCGTTCTTCGGGTCGCCGGTCTACCTGGCCGTGCCGGTTGCCCTCCGCGCGTTTCAACGAGCGCTGCCTGAGACAGAAATCTCTCTGACCCGCATGGGCAAGCAGGAACAGATCAATGCGCTCAGGGACGGGCGGATCCATATCGGCTTTGCGCGGTTCTATCCGGTGGAACCCGACATAACCGTAGAGAAGGTAGCCGATGAGAGACTTTTTGCGGCGATCCCACAGGACCTGGCACTCGCTTCAGGGTCAGAAGTCACGATGGCGGATGTGGCGACCTTGCCGCTCGTACTCTTTCCAAGCGGCGACCGCCCCAGCTTCGCCGATGCCGTGCTTGCTGCATTTGCTGAAATGGCGATCACTCCACCGGTTCACAGCACTGCCGTCGACACCACAGCCGGTCTTGCGCTGACGGCAAGCGGGAAGCGATGCAGCATCGTGCCGGAATCAGTCGCGGCGCTCCGATTTCCGACGCTTCGCTTCCTGCCGATTGCCGACTGTCCCATCCGCGCCCAGATCGCCTGCGCCTATTCGAGCGAACGGAAAGCGCCAATCCTGGAGCACTTTCTCAATTGTCTCCATTCGATTTCCCTCGATCCCGGGAAGTTTGCCACACAGAGAGATACGGATTCGGTATTTGAAATCGAGAAAAAAGGTATTTGA
- a CDS encoding muconate/chloromuconate family cycloisomerase, translated as MLTTLDTIPEVARIDRVQTTIVDLPFRRLQKFARFEARNQSSLLIRINTSCGAEGIGEAIVPCGPWWSGDSIEAMQITIERYLAPALIGQNPYDIDRLMSELGGLVRDNRFAKAGVEMALMDLVGKLLDVPCQVLLGGMRRDACPVAWPIASGDAARDADEIEAMLASGRASAFKVKMGATRIRDDIVRIERLACAIDGRAGLRVDPNESWTEIEALGALSELARIGVELIEQPLERRAIDASARLAAKSPVPIMIDEGVQTEADTIEVVRKHAAHLISLKLMKAGGMRASKRMADIAEAAGIPLYLGTFLETSLGTAAGLHLGAGVGLLPLGGEIIGPMLLAEDIAANPVSYRNGAAQLPEGPGLGIELDEDRVRRFTRA; from the coding sequence ATGCTCACGACACTCGACACCATACCGGAAGTAGCACGCATCGACCGCGTACAGACGACGATCGTCGACCTTCCCTTTCGTCGCCTCCAGAAATTCGCGCGTTTCGAGGCCCGCAACCAAAGCTCCCTGTTGATCAGGATCAATACCAGTTGCGGGGCCGAAGGCATCGGCGAGGCAATCGTGCCCTGCGGGCCGTGGTGGTCTGGCGACAGTATCGAAGCGATGCAGATCACGATCGAGCGATACCTTGCGCCGGCGCTGATCGGCCAGAACCCCTACGATATCGACCGGCTGATGTCGGAACTTGGCGGACTCGTGCGGGACAACCGGTTTGCGAAGGCGGGCGTCGAAATGGCGCTCATGGATTTGGTCGGCAAGCTGCTCGACGTGCCCTGTCAGGTGCTTCTGGGTGGGATGCGCCGCGACGCCTGCCCGGTGGCCTGGCCGATTGCCAGCGGCGATGCCGCACGGGATGCCGATGAGATCGAAGCGATGCTCGCCTCCGGTCGGGCCTCGGCCTTCAAGGTCAAGATGGGTGCGACACGGATCCGAGATGATATTGTCCGTATCGAAAGACTGGCATGTGCTATTGATGGGCGCGCCGGTCTCAGGGTCGATCCCAACGAGTCCTGGACAGAGATTGAGGCGCTCGGCGCCCTTTCCGAACTCGCGCGGATCGGCGTCGAACTGATCGAACAGCCGCTTGAGCGGCGTGCAATCGACGCCTCTGCGAGGCTGGCTGCGAAGTCACCTGTGCCGATCATGATCGACGAAGGGGTGCAGACCGAGGCCGACACGATCGAGGTGGTTCGCAAGCACGCAGCTCACCTGATTTCGCTCAAGCTGATGAAAGCGGGTGGCATGCGCGCCTCGAAGCGTATGGCCGACATCGCTGAAGCGGCGGGCATCCCGCTCTACCTCGGGACGTTTCTCGAAACGTCGCTCGGCACGGCCGCCGGGCTGCACCTTGGGGCCGGGGTCGGCCTGCTGCCGCTCGGCGGCGAAATCATCGGCCCCATGCTGCTTGCTGAGGATATCGCGGCAAATCCGGTCTCCTACAGAAATGGAGCAGCGCAGCTTCCGGAAGGTCCGGGCCTCGGCATCGAACTCGACGAAGACCGGGTCCGCCGATTCACCCGCGCGTGA
- a CDS encoding 3-oxoacid CoA-transferase subunit A — protein sequence MDKTISSLAGAVSGIPDGATVMIGGFGGSGAPIELIHALIDAGPKGLTVINNNAGNGHVGLAALIEQGQVAKMICSFPRSADPRVFTELYLSGGIELEIVPQGTLAERIRAGGAGIPAFYTPTTYGTELAEGKPTAEFEGRMYVQERWLKADYALIKAKVGDCLGNLTYRMAARNFNPIMATAANRTIAQVSHLVPPGGIDPEAVITPGIFVSGVVEVPNPAQEEILNRREAVYP from the coding sequence ATGGACAAGACGATATCCAGCCTTGCCGGGGCGGTTTCCGGCATCCCCGACGGAGCTACGGTGATGATAGGAGGCTTCGGTGGCTCGGGCGCGCCGATCGAACTGATACACGCGCTGATCGACGCAGGCCCGAAAGGGCTCACTGTCATCAACAACAACGCCGGCAACGGCCACGTCGGGCTCGCGGCGCTGATCGAACAGGGTCAGGTCGCCAAGATGATCTGTTCCTTCCCGCGCTCGGCCGACCCCAGGGTCTTCACCGAGCTTTACCTCTCGGGCGGGATCGAGCTTGAGATCGTGCCCCAAGGCACGTTGGCCGAGCGCATTCGGGCGGGCGGCGCGGGCATTCCGGCCTTCTACACTCCGACGACCTACGGCACCGAACTTGCCGAGGGAAAGCCGACCGCCGAATTCGAGGGCCGGATGTATGTGCAGGAGCGCTGGCTGAAGGCGGACTACGCGCTCATTAAGGCCAAGGTGGGCGACTGCTTAGGCAACCTGACCTACCGGATGGCGGCGCGCAACTTCAACCCGATCATGGCGACCGCGGCGAACCGGACGATCGCCCAGGTCTCGCATCTGGTCCCGCCGGGCGGCATCGACCCCGAAGCCGTCATCACGCCGGGCATCTTCGTCTCCGGAGTCGTCGAGGTTCCGAACCCGGCGCAGGAAGAGATCCTTAACCGGCGGGAGGCGGTTTACCCATGA
- a CDS encoding 3-oxoacid CoA-transferase subunit B has product MLDLSPIKLSNAQIAWRAAQDIEDGAYVNLGIGFPEMVAKFQPEGREAIFHTENGVLGFGEAPKAGEEDWDLINAGKKAITLKPGSAFFHHADSFAMVRGGHLDLAILGAYEVAQNGDLANWSTGRGGVPAVGGAMDLVHGAKRVAVITDHTTKKGEPKLLESCTLPLTGVGCVTRVYTSLCVVDIEDGHFVLREKLPSISVEDLQSVTGAVLVIKGPVSDLVVPEV; this is encoded by the coding sequence ATGCTCGATCTTTCCCCCATCAAGCTCTCGAACGCGCAGATCGCGTGGCGGGCCGCGCAGGACATCGAGGACGGAGCTTACGTGAACCTCGGGATCGGCTTTCCCGAAATGGTCGCGAAGTTCCAGCCCGAAGGCCGCGAAGCCATCTTCCACACCGAGAACGGCGTGCTCGGGTTCGGCGAGGCGCCGAAGGCCGGCGAAGAGGACTGGGACCTCATCAACGCCGGCAAGAAAGCGATCACGCTGAAGCCTGGCTCGGCCTTCTTCCATCACGCCGACAGCTTCGCGATGGTCCGGGGCGGGCATCTCGATTTGGCGATCCTCGGCGCATACGAGGTGGCCCAGAACGGCGATCTCGCGAACTGGTCGACGGGCCGGGGCGGCGTGCCAGCCGTCGGCGGCGCCATGGACCTCGTGCACGGCGCGAAGCGGGTCGCGGTCATCACAGATCACACTACCAAGAAGGGCGAGCCGAAACTGCTGGAGAGCTGCACGCTTCCCCTGACCGGCGTCGGATGCGTGACCCGCGTCTACACCTCGCTCTGCGTGGTCGACATCGAGGATGGCCATTTCGTCCTGCGCGAGAAACTGCCCTCCATCTCGGTCGAGGATCTGCAATCCGTGACCGGCGCGGTGCTGGTCATCAAAGGGCCGGTCTCCGATCTGGTCGTACCAGAAGTCTGA
- the pcaF gene encoding 3-oxoadipyl-CoA thiolase, producing the protein MQDAYICAYTRTPIGRFGGGLASVRADDLGAVPLRALMKSHDLDWAAVDEVVFGCANQAGEDNRNVARMSLLLAGLPESVPGTTINRLCGSGMDAILVAARAIKAGEADLIIAGGVESMSRAPFVMPKAESAFSRANEVHDTTIGWRFVNPLMKKQYGVDSMPETAENVAEDFNISREDQDAFALRSQQKAAAAQAAGRFSQEITPVVIPQRRGDPKFVDADEHLRPDTTLEMLAKLRAPFREGGSVTAGNASGVNDGAAALLVASEKAVKEHGLTPIARILGGATAGVPPRIMGIGPAPASSKLLRRLGLGVDALDVIELNEAFASQGLATLRELGIADDDARVNRNGGAIALGHPLGMSGARITGTAALELKLTGGKLVLATMCIGVGQGIAVVMEAV; encoded by the coding sequence ATGCAAGACGCCTATATCTGCGCCTACACCCGCACCCCGATCGGCCGCTTCGGCGGCGGCCTTGCCTCGGTCCGCGCCGATGATCTCGGGGCTGTTCCGCTGCGCGCGCTGATGAAGTCCCACGACCTCGACTGGGCTGCGGTTGACGAAGTTGTCTTCGGCTGCGCCAACCAGGCCGGCGAGGATAACCGGAACGTCGCCCGCATGTCCCTCCTGCTCGCCGGGCTGCCCGAGTCCGTTCCCGGCACCACGATCAACCGCCTTTGCGGCTCGGGCATGGACGCCATTCTGGTCGCCGCCCGCGCCATCAAGGCGGGCGAGGCCGATCTGATCATCGCCGGTGGTGTCGAGAGCATGAGCCGGGCGCCCTTCGTTATGCCCAAGGCCGAGAGCGCCTTTTCGCGCGCGAATGAGGTCCATGACACCACCATCGGCTGGCGGTTCGTCAACCCGCTGATGAAGAAGCAATACGGCGTCGATTCGATGCCGGAGACCGCCGAGAATGTGGCTGAGGACTTCAACATCAGCCGCGAGGACCAGGACGCTTTTGCGCTCCGCTCACAGCAGAAGGCTGCTGCAGCGCAGGCAGCCGGGCGTTTTTCGCAGGAGATAACGCCGGTTGTCATACCGCAGCGTCGGGGCGATCCGAAATTCGTCGACGCGGACGAGCATCTCCGCCCTGATACGACGCTCGAGATGCTGGCCAAGCTCCGCGCGCCCTTCCGTGAGGGCGGCTCGGTGACCGCAGGAAACGCCTCCGGCGTCAACGACGGGGCCGCCGCCCTACTCGTCGCCTCCGAAAAAGCCGTGAAAGAGCATGGCCTGACCCCGATCGCGCGCATCCTCGGCGGCGCGACTGCAGGTGTTCCGCCCCGGATCATGGGCATCGGTCCGGCTCCGGCCAGCAGCAAACTGCTCAGGCGGCTAGGGCTCGGAGTTGATGCGCTCGACGTGATCGAGCTGAACGAGGCCTTCGCAAGCCAAGGGCTCGCGACCCTGCGTGAACTCGGTATCGCCGATGACGACGCGCGGGTGAACCGCAATGGCGGCGCAATCGCGCTCGGCCACCCGCTTGGCATGTCGGGCGCGCGCATCACCGGGACCGCGGCTCTGGAGCTGAAACTCACCGGCGGGAAACTGGTGCTTGCCACTATGTGCATCGGCGTCGGTCAGGGCATCGCGGTGGTCATGGAAGCGGTGTGA
- a CDS encoding TSUP family transporter, whose translation MVPVLCGGAILAVSIYGGYFNGGLGIMLLATFSLLGHTDLHGMNGLKNLLSAVLSLISAAAFVWAGLIAWEQALILAVSATAGGYAGARLSRRIVRTDLLRWFITLVGAAMTIAFFLA comes from the coding sequence GTGGTGCCGGTCCTGTGCGGCGGCGCGATCCTCGCGGTGTCAATCTATGGCGGGTATTTCAACGGCGGGCTCGGGATCATGCTACTCGCCACTTTCAGCCTGCTGGGCCACACCGACCTGCACGGGATGAACGGCCTGAAGAACCTCTTGTCAGCGGTATTGTCGCTGATCTCGGCTGCAGCCTTCGTCTGGGCCGGACTGATTGCCTGGGAGCAGGCGCTGATCCTGGCGGTGAGTGCGACGGCGGGCGGCTACGCCGGGGCCCGGCTGAGCCGCCGCATCGTGCGCACGGATCTGTTGCGCTGGTTCATCACGCTGGTGGGCGCGGCGATGACCATCGCCTTCTTCCTCGCCTGA
- a CDS encoding phytanoyl-CoA dioxygenase family protein, producing MHDLVTEADIDAFQRDGVVLIKGLFKDHVDQIREGIERNMTEPGPYAAENLKAGEGGRFFDDYCNWTRIPEFEQAIRHSPAAEVAADLMRSQQVQMFHDHVLVKEPGTSKPTPWHQDGPYYFVEGKQTVSFWSPMDPVREASLRCVAGSHAWPKPVLPTRWLAETSFYPEDDAYMPVPDPDAEGMDIREWAMEPGDAVAFNYGILHGARGNTTQTRRRAFSLRLVGDDARYVERPGRTSPPYPGHGMTPGQVLREDWFPILYRR from the coding sequence ATGCATGATCTGGTGACCGAAGCGGATATCGACGCCTTCCAGCGCGACGGGGTGGTGCTGATCAAGGGCCTGTTCAAGGACCATGTGGACCAGATCCGCGAGGGCATCGAACGCAACATGACCGAGCCCGGCCCCTATGCCGCCGAGAACCTGAAAGCCGGCGAGGGCGGGCGGTTCTTCGACGATTACTGCAACTGGACCCGCATCCCGGAATTCGAACAGGCGATCCGCCATTCCCCGGCGGCCGAGGTGGCGGCGGATCTGATGCGCTCGCAGCAGGTGCAGATGTTCCACGACCATGTGCTGGTCAAGGAGCCCGGCACCTCGAAGCCGACGCCCTGGCATCAGGACGGCCCCTATTACTTCGTCGAGGGCAAGCAGACCGTCAGCTTCTGGTCGCCGATGGATCCGGTGCGCGAGGCGAGCCTGCGCTGCGTCGCGGGCAGCCATGCCTGGCCGAAGCCGGTGCTGCCGACGCGCTGGCTGGCCGAGACCAGCTTCTACCCCGAGGACGACGCCTATATGCCGGTGCCCGATCCCGACGCCGAGGGTATGGATATCCGCGAATGGGCAATGGAACCGGGCGATGCGGTGGCCTTCAATTACGGCATCCTGCACGGCGCGCGCGGCAACACGACCCAGACCCGCCGCCGGGCCTTCTCGCTCAGGCTGGTGGGTGATGACGCGCGCTATGTGGAGCGTCCCGGCCGGACCTCGCCGCCCTACCCCGGGCACGGCATGACCCCGGGACAGGTGCTGCGCGAGGATTGGTTCCCGATCCTCTATCGGCGGTAG
- a CDS encoding LysR family transcriptional regulator — MLSITLRQYEYVVAVAEARSVTAAAARLHVSQPSLSVAISRVEAILGERIFLRRKGSVIVVTPFGHRLVERAGQLLALARGLEGGAEAARPVVLGCFEDIAPWYLAPLLDRLEARVPGLSFRGQEGRFASLARDLAEGRVDVVLSYDIGFDARFERRKLRSVEPVAFLRQGHPLADLPAVTLEQLAAHPLILSSEGLSETYVQSLFEALGLTPQIAHRASSLELMRSFAAHGKGIGISYSNPPGSLSYDGGALVTRPIASPSAAADLFLFWSALRSDRPDLRPILSAITGFF, encoded by the coding sequence ATGCTATCCATTACCCTGCGCCAATACGAATATGTCGTCGCCGTTGCCGAGGCCCGCAGCGTGACCGCCGCCGCCGCGCGGTTGCATGTGTCGCAGCCCTCGCTGTCGGTGGCGATCAGCCGGGTCGAGGCGATCCTCGGCGAAAGGATCTTCCTGCGCCGCAAGGGGTCGGTGATCGTCGTCACCCCCTTCGGCCACCGGCTGGTGGAACGGGCAGGCCAGCTGCTGGCGCTGGCCCGCGGCCTCGAAGGCGGGGCCGAGGCGGCGCGGCCCGTGGTCCTGGGCTGTTTCGAGGATATCGCGCCCTGGTATCTGGCCCCGCTCCTCGACCGGCTGGAGGCGCGGGTCCCGGGGCTGTCCTTCCGCGGGCAGGAAGGGCGCTTTGCCAGCCTCGCCCGCGATCTGGCCGAGGGGCGGGTCGATGTCGTCCTCTCCTACGACATCGGCTTCGACGCCCGTTTCGAGCGCCGCAAGCTGCGCAGCGTGGAACCGGTGGCCTTCCTGCGGCAGGGGCATCCGCTGGCCGACCTGCCCGCTGTGACGCTGGAACAACTGGCCGCGCATCCGCTCATCCTGTCGAGCGAGGGCCTGTCCGAAACCTATGTCCAGTCGCTGTTCGAGGCTCTGGGCCTGACGCCACAGATCGCGCACCGGGCTTCATCGCTGGAGCTGATGCGCTCCTTCGCCGCGCATGGGAAGGGAATCGGCATCAGCTATTCCAACCCGCCGGGCAGCCTCAGCTACGACGGCGGCGCGCTGGTCACGCGGCCCATCGCCAGCCCCAGCGCGGCGGCGGATCTGTTCCTGTTCTGGTCGGCCCTGCGCAGCGACCGCCCGGATCTGCGCCCCATCCTGTCGGCCATTACCGGGTTCTTCTGA
- a CDS encoding alpha/beta fold hydrolase, producing MTLLLIPGINNTPATFAPMMAAMPEGIACLALECPALPDVDAIARSILAQAPPRFVVAGHSFGGYVALAVLAQAAERVDGVILINSATGADSPAAAAAREDRARQAEAGGYAALVEVASARAYHPRNAANLSLQTERAQSVRDYGPARFAAHSRACAQRPDRTALLRDSGKPVLVVAADQDAVIATEAQAGMAERLGARFCVIPEAGHMLPAEQPQALAWVITDWLNSGAVQDA from the coding sequence ATGACCCTCCTTCTCATCCCTGGCATCAACAACACCCCGGCGACCTTTGCCCCGATGATGGCCGCGATGCCCGAGGGCATTGCCTGCCTTGCGCTGGAGTGTCCCGCTCTGCCCGATGTCGACGCGATTGCGCGCAGCATCCTGGCTCAGGCCCCGCCGCGCTTCGTGGTCGCGGGGCATTCCTTCGGTGGGTACGTGGCGCTGGCCGTCCTGGCCCAGGCGGCCGAGCGTGTCGATGGCGTGATCCTGATCAACTCTGCTACCGGTGCCGACAGCCCGGCCGCCGCCGCCGCCCGTGAGGACCGCGCCCGGCAGGCCGAGGCGGGGGGCTATGCCGCCCTGGTCGAGGTAGCCTCGGCGCGGGCCTATCACCCCCGAAACGCCGCCAATCTCAGCTTGCAGACCGAGCGCGCGCAATCCGTGCGGGACTATGGCCCGGCGCGCTTTGCCGCCCACAGCCGCGCCTGCGCCCAGCGGCCCGACCGCACCGCATTGCTGCGGGACAGCGGAAAACCGGTGCTGGTGGTCGCTGCGGATCAGGATGCGGTGATCGCGACCGAGGCGCAGGCGGGGATGGCCGAACGCTTGGGCGCCCGCTTCTGCGTCATCCCCGAGGCGGGACATATGCTGCCGGCAGAACAGCCTCAGGCCCTCGCCTGGGTGATTACCGACTGGCTCAACTCCGGGGCGGTGCAGGACGCCTGA
- a CDS encoding PadR family transcriptional regulator, with product MKNPARHEALNNLGYQILGVVTRVPRSGYDIVKQLEHFRPAKTSQVYPTLSKLEAAGLVVAEDVEQEGRPNKKVYSATPEGRQALTDWIGTEPEIPYSRDDFLTMIYSAWLKDPADTRRMVEARIERIDRQVAQVQSDLARLIADHPVEIRDPSRWRFYRHSLQGRRLMLAQAERVWCLSLLYQLSGDPIDD from the coding sequence ATGAAAAACCCTGCCCGGCACGAGGCGCTCAACAATCTGGGCTACCAGATTCTGGGTGTCGTGACGCGGGTGCCGCGATCGGGCTATGATATCGTGAAGCAGCTGGAACATTTCCGTCCGGCCAAGACCTCGCAGGTTTACCCCACGCTGTCCAAACTCGAAGCGGCCGGCTTGGTCGTCGCCGAGGATGTCGAACAGGAAGGGCGCCCCAACAAGAAAGTCTATTCGGCGACGCCCGAGGGTCGGCAAGCCCTCACCGACTGGATCGGCACGGAACCCGAAATTCCCTATTCTCGCGATGATTTCCTGACCATGATCTATTCGGCCTGGCTGAAAGATCCCGCGGATACCCGGCGCATGGTCGAGGCCCGGATCGAGCGCATCGACCGCCAGGTGGCCCAGGTGCAATCCGACCTTGCGCGGCTGATCGCGGACCATCCGGTCGAGATTCGCGACCCCAGCCGCTGGCGTTTCTACCGTCACAGCCTGCAAGGCCGCCGCCTGATGCTGGCACAGGCCGAGCGGGTCTGGTGCCTGAGCCTGCTCTACCAATTGTCGGGCGACCCCATCGACGATTGA
- a CDS encoding aldehyde dehydrogenase family protein, with the protein MTLTAPQTDAFRARNPRDGQPSAPIPATPLAQLEDIVARARAAQKAWAARGVEGRIAVLARWRDVIEAMQDSLIAAVSQDTGRVLESRREAANIGKWIDRWSAIAPKALAPRGGQTSIPSFTCASEIAAIPVLGVISPWNFPMSLSLMDAIPALLAGCAVIIKPSEVTPHFIAPLERSIARIPELEGVLTYIRGAGDLGAALIEHVDGICFTGSTATGRKVAARAGARLIPCFVELGGKDPAIVLEGADLERAARAIVTGATLGTGQQCYSIERIYVARPLHDAFLALLTEKARKLKLAFPQPTDGQIGPLIFAPQAQIITAHLQDARDKGAIVHCGGEIERHGGGLWVAPTVLSQVTHAMDVMRDETFGPLMPVMAFDSEHEAVRLANESSYGLSAAVFGPQERAMAVARQLNAGGINVNDAGATPFFIGDPSVTPKEPFGASGLGGSRTGPDSILRFVRHKMIVTNVTNEPSAWWYDV; encoded by the coding sequence TTGACCCTAACGGCGCCCCAGACGGACGCATTTCGTGCCCGCAATCCTCGCGATGGCCAGCCTTCCGCCCCCATCCCGGCAACGCCGCTGGCCCAGCTTGAGGACATCGTCGCCCGGGCCCGCGCCGCGCAGAAGGCCTGGGCAGCCCGGGGCGTCGAAGGCCGCATCGCCGTCCTCGCCCGCTGGCGGGATGTCATCGAGGCGATGCAGGATTCGCTGATCGCAGCCGTGTCGCAGGATACCGGCCGCGTGCTGGAATCGCGCCGCGAGGCGGCGAATATCGGAAAATGGATCGACCGCTGGTCGGCCATCGCCCCCAAGGCGCTGGCGCCGCGCGGGGGCCAGACCTCGATCCCTAGCTTCACCTGCGCCTCGGAAATCGCCGCGATCCCGGTGCTGGGGGTGATCAGCCCCTGGAACTTTCCGATGTCGCTGTCGCTGATGGATGCGATCCCGGCACTGTTGGCGGGCTGTGCGGTCATCATCAAGCCCAGCGAAGTCACCCCGCATTTCATCGCGCCGTTGGAGCGCAGCATCGCCCGGATCCCCGAGTTGGAGGGTGTCCTGACCTATATTCGCGGCGCCGGGGATCTGGGCGCCGCGCTGATCGAGCATGTCGACGGCATCTGCTTCACCGGCTCCACCGCCACCGGCCGCAAAGTCGCGGCACGGGCCGGGGCGCGGCTGATCCCCTGTTTCGTCGAACTGGGCGGCAAGGATCCCGCCATCGTGCTGGAAGGCGCCGACCTGGAGCGCGCGGCGCGCGCCATCGTCACCGGGGCGACGCTGGGGACCGGTCAGCAATGCTATTCCATCGAACGCATCTACGTCGCGCGGCCCCTGCACGACGCTTTCCTGGCGCTGCTGACCGAGAAGGCGCGCAAGCTGAAACTGGCCTTTCCGCAGCCGACCGACGGCCAGATCGGCCCGCTGATCTTTGCCCCGCAGGCACAGATCATCACCGCCCATCTGCAAGACGCCCGGGACAAGGGTGCCATCGTCCACTGCGGCGGCGAGATCGAACGGCATGGCGGCGGGCTCTGGGTGGCGCCGACCGTGCTGTCGCAGGTGACGCACGCCATGGATGTGATGCGAGACGAGACCTTCGGACCGCTGATGCCGGTCATGGCCTTCGACTCCGAACACGAAGCCGTCCGGCTGGCCAATGAGTCGAGCTACGGGCTCTCGGCCGCGGTCTTCGGCCCGCAGGAAAGGGCGATGGCGGTCGCCCGGCAGCTCAATGCCGGCGGCATCAACGTCAACGATGCGGGGGCCACGCCCTTTTTTATCGGCGACCCCTCCGTCACGCCGAAGGAACCCTTCGGCGCCAGTGGTCTGGGCGGCTCGCGCACCGGGCCGGATTCGATCCTGCGGTTCGTTCGGCACAAGATGATCGTCACCAACGTGACGAACGAACCCTCAGCATGGTGGTACGATGTTTGA